From a single Sphaeramia orbicularis chromosome 4, fSphaOr1.1, whole genome shotgun sequence genomic region:
- the LOC115417476 gene encoding interferon regulatory factor 4-like isoform X2, producing MNPDVDYSGSGSSGNGKLRQWLIEQVDCGKYPGLVWENDDKTIFRIPWKHAGKQDYNRDEDAALFKAWALFKGKFREGIDKPDPPTWKTRLRCALNKSNDFEELVERSQLDISDPYKVYRIIPEGAKKRPRQEDSPLSPMSYPVHSSYPALQPQMQQYIPSECGWRDYCQDQASLPELPFAQCPCPPRSLPWPAPPMENGYQIRASIYSYGPADGQPSPFSLDAGMRSAEALSDPRLHVSVYFRDTLVREVTTTSPEGCHMKPCSQEEKHYQPPGGPELVPLPVETLSGQRRSDECPPSPPSALERGVLVWMASDGLYAQRLCQSRVYWQGGLSPYGDKFNKLERDVPCKLLHTQDYLTEIQSYGLHGRPLPRFQVLLNFGDECLDPQRQRRTLTVQVEPLIARQLLYYAQQTSGHYFRGYEHPGVTDHINPPEDYQRAVTHHSSSLQE from the exons ATGAACCCAGATGTGGATTACTCAGGCTCGGGGAGCAGCGGCAATGGAAAGCTGCGCCAGTGGCTGATCGAGCAGGTGGACTGTGGGAAATATCCCGGTCTGGTGTGGGAGAACGACGACAAAACCATCTTTAGGATACCGTGGAAACACGCCGGGAAACAGGACTACAACCGGGATGAGGATGCCGCGCTTTTCAAG GCCTGGGCGTTGTTTAAAGGCAAGTTTCGTGAAGGTATTGACAAACCAGACCCACCGACCTGGAAGACGCGCCTCCGCTGTGCCTTAAACAAGAGCAATGACTTTGAGGAACTGGTGGAGAGAAGCCAGCTGGACATCTCAGACCCGTACAAAGTCTATCGTATCATCCCTGAGGGGGCCAAGAAAA GACCCAGACAGGAGGACAGCCCTCTGAGTCCTATGAGCTACCCAGTGCACTCCTCCTACCCCGCTCTGCAACCTCAg ATGCAGCAGTACATCCCCTCTGAATGTGGATGGAGAGACTACTGCCAGGACCAGGCCTCTCTGCCGGAGCTGCCCTTCGCTCAGTGCCCTTGTCCTCCCCGCAGCCTGCCATGGCCGGCCCCGCCCATGGAGAACG gatatCAAATCAGAGCCTCCATTTACTCGTACGGTCCAGCTGACGGTCAACCATCACCTTTCAGTTTGGACGCCGGTATGAGGTCGGCGGAAGCACTGTCAG ACCCCCGCCTCCATGTGTCCGTATATTTCCGAGACACTCTGGTCAGGGAGGTGACCACCACCAGCCCAGAAGGGTGTCACATGAAACCGTGCTCCCAAGAGGAGAAGCACTACCAGCCCCCAGGGGGTCCCGAACTGGTCCCCTTACCCGTGGAGACCCTCTCAGGCCAGCGGAGGTCAGACGAGTGTCCACCCAGTCCTCCGTCTGCCCTGGAGAGAGGGGTGTTGGTGTGGATGGCCTCGGACGGACTGTACGCCCAAAGGCTGTGTCAGAGCAGAGTGTACTGGCAGGGAGGGCTGTCACCGTACGGAGACAAGTTCAACAAGCTGGAGAGGGATGTCCCATGTAAACTCCTGCACACACAGGACTACCTCACAG AGATCCAGAGTTATGGGCTCCACGGTCGGCCCCTGCCTCGTTTCCAGGTTCTGCTCAACTTTGGAGACGAATGTTTGGACCCACAAAGACAAAGAAGGACCCTGACAGTCCAG GTGGAGCCGCTGATCGCCCGGCAGCTCCTGTACTACGCCCAACAGACCAGCGGCCATTACTTCCGTGGCTACGAGCACCCGGGGGTCACAGACCACATAAACCCCCCTGAGGACTACCAGAGGGCTGTCACACACCACAGCAGCAGCCTGCAGGAGTGA
- the LOC115417476 gene encoding interferon regulatory factor 4-like isoform X1: MKLDYYRSQVWTFCADMNPDVDYSGSGSSGNGKLRQWLIEQVDCGKYPGLVWENDDKTIFRIPWKHAGKQDYNRDEDAALFKAWALFKGKFREGIDKPDPPTWKTRLRCALNKSNDFEELVERSQLDISDPYKVYRIIPEGAKKRPRQEDSPLSPMSYPVHSSYPALQPQMQQYIPSECGWRDYCQDQASLPELPFAQCPCPPRSLPWPAPPMENGYQIRASIYSYGPADGQPSPFSLDAGMRSAEALSDPRLHVSVYFRDTLVREVTTTSPEGCHMKPCSQEEKHYQPPGGPELVPLPVETLSGQRRSDECPPSPPSALERGVLVWMASDGLYAQRLCQSRVYWQGGLSPYGDKFNKLERDVPCKLLHTQDYLTEIQSYGLHGRPLPRFQVLLNFGDECLDPQRQRRTLTVQVEPLIARQLLYYAQQTSGHYFRGYEHPGVTDHINPPEDYQRAVTHHSSSLQE; this comes from the exons ATGAAACTTGATTATTACAGGAGCCAAGTGTGGACTTTCTGCGCAGACATGAACCCAGATGTGGATTACTCAGGCTCGGGGAGCAGCGGCAATGGAAAGCTGCGCCAGTGGCTGATCGAGCAGGTGGACTGTGGGAAATATCCCGGTCTGGTGTGGGAGAACGACGACAAAACCATCTTTAGGATACCGTGGAAACACGCCGGGAAACAGGACTACAACCGGGATGAGGATGCCGCGCTTTTCAAG GCCTGGGCGTTGTTTAAAGGCAAGTTTCGTGAAGGTATTGACAAACCAGACCCACCGACCTGGAAGACGCGCCTCCGCTGTGCCTTAAACAAGAGCAATGACTTTGAGGAACTGGTGGAGAGAAGCCAGCTGGACATCTCAGACCCGTACAAAGTCTATCGTATCATCCCTGAGGGGGCCAAGAAAA GACCCAGACAGGAGGACAGCCCTCTGAGTCCTATGAGCTACCCAGTGCACTCCTCCTACCCCGCTCTGCAACCTCAg ATGCAGCAGTACATCCCCTCTGAATGTGGATGGAGAGACTACTGCCAGGACCAGGCCTCTCTGCCGGAGCTGCCCTTCGCTCAGTGCCCTTGTCCTCCCCGCAGCCTGCCATGGCCGGCCCCGCCCATGGAGAACG gatatCAAATCAGAGCCTCCATTTACTCGTACGGTCCAGCTGACGGTCAACCATCACCTTTCAGTTTGGACGCCGGTATGAGGTCGGCGGAAGCACTGTCAG ACCCCCGCCTCCATGTGTCCGTATATTTCCGAGACACTCTGGTCAGGGAGGTGACCACCACCAGCCCAGAAGGGTGTCACATGAAACCGTGCTCCCAAGAGGAGAAGCACTACCAGCCCCCAGGGGGTCCCGAACTGGTCCCCTTACCCGTGGAGACCCTCTCAGGCCAGCGGAGGTCAGACGAGTGTCCACCCAGTCCTCCGTCTGCCCTGGAGAGAGGGGTGTTGGTGTGGATGGCCTCGGACGGACTGTACGCCCAAAGGCTGTGTCAGAGCAGAGTGTACTGGCAGGGAGGGCTGTCACCGTACGGAGACAAGTTCAACAAGCTGGAGAGGGATGTCCCATGTAAACTCCTGCACACACAGGACTACCTCACAG AGATCCAGAGTTATGGGCTCCACGGTCGGCCCCTGCCTCGTTTCCAGGTTCTGCTCAACTTTGGAGACGAATGTTTGGACCCACAAAGACAAAGAAGGACCCTGACAGTCCAG GTGGAGCCGCTGATCGCCCGGCAGCTCCTGTACTACGCCCAACAGACCAGCGGCCATTACTTCCGTGGCTACGAGCACCCGGGGGTCACAGACCACATAAACCCCCCTGAGGACTACCAGAGGGCTGTCACACACCACAGCAGCAGCCTGCAGGAGTGA